Proteins co-encoded in one Euleptes europaea isolate rEulEur1 chromosome 1, rEulEur1.hap1, whole genome shotgun sequence genomic window:
- the UNK gene encoding RING finger protein unkempt homolog isoform X2, translating to MSKGPAATGPPVTGPVAPASALQAQPEKPQHYTYLKEFRTEQCPLFVQHKCTQHRPYTCFHWHFVNQRRRRSIRRRDGTFNYSPDIYCTKYDETTGICPEGDECPFLHRTTGDTERRYHLRYYKTGICIHETDSKGNCTKNGLHCAFAHGPHDLRSPVYDIRELQAMEALQNGQTTSEGGIEGQSAVAASHAMIEKILSEEPRWQDTTYVLGNYKTEQCKKPPRLCRQGYACPYYHNSKDRRRSPRKHKYRSSPCPSVKHGDEWGDPSKCDNGDTCQYCHTRTEQQFHPEIYKSTKCNDMQQSGSCPRGPFCAFAHVEQPPLSEELQSTSAVSSPTQTGPVMYMPSAAGDSVPVSPSSPQAPDLSNVWNKPGTLPTSPTSTTILCRNSSLGSPSNICGSPPGAIGKPHSLESIGFPTDSVTAASSYKKAPGFEREDLVGAEYLKSFKCQQAKIKSHSMEHRSQEQPLLQPKQDILGILPVGSPLTSSISSSITSSLAATPPSPAGTSSVPGMNANALPFYPTSDTVESVIGGSLLQSSAPVNIPGSLGSSASFHSASPSPPVSLSSHFLHQPQGPLSQSENTFLGTSASHGSLGLNGMNSSIWEHFASGSFSPSTSPAFLSGPGAAELARLRQELDEANSTIKQWEESWKQAKQACDAWKKEAEEASDRANTATMECELAREQREALELQVKKLQEEMERIHTGQDPQFLRALSDLETLSLSTLYTLQKQLRANLERVDKAVFQMQSVKCLKCQEENRVVLPCQHTVLCETCAEEGECPICHPNRPHALQS from the exons GTACCTGAAGGAATTCCGCACAGAACAGTGCCCCCTTTTTGTGCAACACAAGTGTACTCAGCACAGGCCCTACACATGCTTCCACTGGCACTTTGTCAACCAGCGTCGCCGCCGGTCGATCCGCCGTCGGGATGGCACCTTTAACTACAGTCCTGACATTTACTGCACCAAATACGACGAGACCACTGGGATCTGTCCAGAAGGAGATGA gtGTCCATTCCTGCATAGAACTACTGGCGACACAGAGCGGAGATATCACCTGCGCTACTACAAAACTGGAATCTGCATTCACGAGACTGACTCAAAAGGAAACTGTACCAAGAATGGCCTCCACTGTGCTTTTGCTCACGGGCCCCACGACCTCCGCTCTCCAGTTTACGATATCAG GGAGCTTCAGGCCATGGAAGCTTTGCAGAATGGTCAGACCACATCGGAGGGTGGCATAGAGGGTCAGTCTGCAGTTGCCGCTAGCCATGCTATGATAGAGAAAATACTTAGTGAAGAGCCAAGATGGCAAG ACACGACATATGTTTTGGGAAACTACAAAACAGAACAGTGTAAAAAGCCCCCACGTCTCTGTCGTCAAGGTTACGCCTGCCCTTACTACCATAATAgcaaagatagaagaagaagccCTAGGAAACACAAATACAG gTCCTCTCCATGTCCTAGTGTAAAACATGGCGACGAGTGGGGAGACCCTAGTAAATGTGACAACGGAGATACGTGCCAGTACTGCCACACCCGCACAGAGCAGCAATTTCATCCAGAG aTCTACAAATCAACAAAATGCAATGACATGCAACAGTCCGGCAGCTGTCCCAGAGGCCCATTCTGTGCCTTTGCACATGTAGAAC AACCACCACTTAGTGAAGAGTTACAGTCAACTTCAGCTGTTTCCAGCCCAACGCAAACAGGCCCTGTAATGTACATGCCCTCGGCAGCGGGCGATTCTGTTCCGGTCAGCCCTTCCAGCCCACAAGCCCCGGACCTTAGCAAT GTATGGAATAAACCAGGAACTCTGCCAACTAGCCCCACGTCCACTACA ATCCTCTGTAGAAATAGCAGTCTTGGAAGCCCATCTAATATATGTGGGTCCCCTCCTGGTGCCATTGGAAAACCCCATAGCTTGGAAAGCATTGGCTTTCCCACAGATTCAGTAACTGCAGCCAGCAGCTACAAGAAAGCACCCGGGTTTGAACGGGAAGACCTGGTTGGAGCAGAATACCTAAAGAGTTTCAAATGCCAG CAGGCAAAAATAAAGTCCCATTCCATGGAGCACAGATCCCAAGAACAGCCTCTACTACAACCCAAACAA GATATATTGGGGATTCTTCCTGTTGGGAGCCCATTGACATCTAGCATCTCCTCTAGCATCACCTCTAGCTTGGCAGCAACACCCCCAAGTCCAGCTGGCACCAGCAGTGTCCCTGGCATGAATGCCAATGCCCTTCCATTCTACCCAACCAGTGACACAGTGGAGTCTGTGATAG GTGGGAGTTTGCTGCAAAGTTCTGCTCCTGTAAATATCCCTGGGTCCCTTGGAAGTTCTGCCTCCTTTCACTCTGCCTCTCCTTCTCCACCGGTCAGCTTATCATCGCATTTCCTTCATCAGCCCCAGGGACCCTTAAGCCAATCAGAAAACACATTCCTGGGGACATCAGCTTCTCATGGATCATTAG GTTTAAACGGGATGAACAGCAGTATATGGGAGCACTTTGCTTCGGGAAGTTTTTCGCCTAGTACCTCGCCTGCGTTCCTGTCGGGTCCTGGTGCTGCTGAGTTGGCCAGACTGCGTCAGGAATTAGATGAAGCTAATAGTACAATAAAACAGTGGGAAGAATCTTGGAAACAGGCTAAACAG GCCTGTGATGCATGGAAGAAAGAAGCCGAGGAGGCCAGCGATCGCGCCAACACGGCAACCATGGAATGTGAACTAGCCCGAGAGCAGAGGGAGGCCTTGGAACTGCAAGTGAAAAAACTCCAGGAGGAAATGGAGAGAATCCACACTGGCCAGGACCCCCAGTTCCTGCGTGCCCTTTCTGACCTAGAGACCCTCTCCCTTTCCACACTCTATACCCTCCAAAAACAGCTGCGTGCCAACCTGGAAAGAGTCGATAAG GCCGTGTTTCAGATGCAGTCGGTGAAATGCCTCAAGTGCCAGGAAGAGAACCGGGTGGTGCTGCCGTGCCAACACACTGTGCTGTGTGAGACGTGTGCCGAGGAGGGCGAGTGCCCCATCTGCCATCCCAACAGGCCACACGCCCTGCAGTCGTGA
- the UNK gene encoding RING finger protein unkempt homolog isoform X3, translated as MSKGPAATGPPVTGPVAPASALQAQPEKPQHYTYLKEFRTEQCPLFVQHKCTQHRPYTCFHWHFVNQRRRRSIRRRDGTFNYSPDIYCTKYDETTGICPEGDECPFLHRTTGDTERRYHLRYYKTGICIHETDSKGNCTKNGLHCAFAHGPHDLRSPVYDIRELQAMEALQNGQTTSEGGIEGQSAVAASHAMIEKILSEEPRWQDTTYVLGNYKTEQCKKPPRLCRQGYACPYYHNSKDRRRSPRKHKYRSSPCPSVKHGDEWGDPSKCDNGDTCQYCHTRTEQQFHPEIYKSTKCNDMQQSGSCPRGPFCAFAHVEQPPLSEELQSTSAVSSPTQTGPVMYMPSAAGDSVPVSPSSPQAPDLSNVWNKPGTLPTSPTSTTQAKIKSHSMEHRSQEQPLLQPKQDILGILPVGSPLTSSISSSITSSLAATPPSPAGTSSVPGMNANALPFYPTSDTVESVIESALDDLDLNEFGVAALEKTFDSSSVPHTSGIMIGGSLLQSSAPVNIPGSLGSSASFHSASPSPPVSLSSHFLHQPQGPLSQSENTFLGTSASHGSLGLNGMNSSIWEHFASGSFSPSTSPAFLSGPGAAELARLRQELDEANSTIKQWEESWKQAKQACDAWKKEAEEASDRANTATMECELAREQREALELQVKKLQEEMERIHTGQDPQFLRALSDLETLSLSTLYTLQKQLRANLERVDKAVFQMQSVKCLKCQEENRVVLPCQHTVLCETCAEEGECPICHPNRPHALQS; from the exons GTACCTGAAGGAATTCCGCACAGAACAGTGCCCCCTTTTTGTGCAACACAAGTGTACTCAGCACAGGCCCTACACATGCTTCCACTGGCACTTTGTCAACCAGCGTCGCCGCCGGTCGATCCGCCGTCGGGATGGCACCTTTAACTACAGTCCTGACATTTACTGCACCAAATACGACGAGACCACTGGGATCTGTCCAGAAGGAGATGA gtGTCCATTCCTGCATAGAACTACTGGCGACACAGAGCGGAGATATCACCTGCGCTACTACAAAACTGGAATCTGCATTCACGAGACTGACTCAAAAGGAAACTGTACCAAGAATGGCCTCCACTGTGCTTTTGCTCACGGGCCCCACGACCTCCGCTCTCCAGTTTACGATATCAG GGAGCTTCAGGCCATGGAAGCTTTGCAGAATGGTCAGACCACATCGGAGGGTGGCATAGAGGGTCAGTCTGCAGTTGCCGCTAGCCATGCTATGATAGAGAAAATACTTAGTGAAGAGCCAAGATGGCAAG ACACGACATATGTTTTGGGAAACTACAAAACAGAACAGTGTAAAAAGCCCCCACGTCTCTGTCGTCAAGGTTACGCCTGCCCTTACTACCATAATAgcaaagatagaagaagaagccCTAGGAAACACAAATACAG gTCCTCTCCATGTCCTAGTGTAAAACATGGCGACGAGTGGGGAGACCCTAGTAAATGTGACAACGGAGATACGTGCCAGTACTGCCACACCCGCACAGAGCAGCAATTTCATCCAGAG aTCTACAAATCAACAAAATGCAATGACATGCAACAGTCCGGCAGCTGTCCCAGAGGCCCATTCTGTGCCTTTGCACATGTAGAAC AACCACCACTTAGTGAAGAGTTACAGTCAACTTCAGCTGTTTCCAGCCCAACGCAAACAGGCCCTGTAATGTACATGCCCTCGGCAGCGGGCGATTCTGTTCCGGTCAGCCCTTCCAGCCCACAAGCCCCGGACCTTAGCAAT GTATGGAATAAACCAGGAACTCTGCCAACTAGCCCCACGTCCACTACA CAGGCAAAAATAAAGTCCCATTCCATGGAGCACAGATCCCAAGAACAGCCTCTACTACAACCCAAACAA GATATATTGGGGATTCTTCCTGTTGGGAGCCCATTGACATCTAGCATCTCCTCTAGCATCACCTCTAGCTTGGCAGCAACACCCCCAAGTCCAGCTGGCACCAGCAGTGTCCCTGGCATGAATGCCAATGCCCTTCCATTCTACCCAACCAGTGACACAGTGGAGTCTGTGATAG AGTCTGCCTTGGATGACCTGGACCTGAACGAATTCGGAGTGGCTGCCCTGGAGAAGACATTTGACAGCAGCTCGGTGCCCCACACGAGTGGCATCATGATAG GTGGGAGTTTGCTGCAAAGTTCTGCTCCTGTAAATATCCCTGGGTCCCTTGGAAGTTCTGCCTCCTTTCACTCTGCCTCTCCTTCTCCACCGGTCAGCTTATCATCGCATTTCCTTCATCAGCCCCAGGGACCCTTAAGCCAATCAGAAAACACATTCCTGGGGACATCAGCTTCTCATGGATCATTAG GTTTAAACGGGATGAACAGCAGTATATGGGAGCACTTTGCTTCGGGAAGTTTTTCGCCTAGTACCTCGCCTGCGTTCCTGTCGGGTCCTGGTGCTGCTGAGTTGGCCAGACTGCGTCAGGAATTAGATGAAGCTAATAGTACAATAAAACAGTGGGAAGAATCTTGGAAACAGGCTAAACAG GCCTGTGATGCATGGAAGAAAGAAGCCGAGGAGGCCAGCGATCGCGCCAACACGGCAACCATGGAATGTGAACTAGCCCGAGAGCAGAGGGAGGCCTTGGAACTGCAAGTGAAAAAACTCCAGGAGGAAATGGAGAGAATCCACACTGGCCAGGACCCCCAGTTCCTGCGTGCCCTTTCTGACCTAGAGACCCTCTCCCTTTCCACACTCTATACCCTCCAAAAACAGCTGCGTGCCAACCTGGAAAGAGTCGATAAG GCCGTGTTTCAGATGCAGTCGGTGAAATGCCTCAAGTGCCAGGAAGAGAACCGGGTGGTGCTGCCGTGCCAACACACTGTGCTGTGTGAGACGTGTGCCGAGGAGGGCGAGTGCCCCATCTGCCATCCCAACAGGCCACACGCCCTGCAGTCGTGA
- the UNK gene encoding RING finger protein unkempt homolog isoform X1 codes for MSKGPAATGPPVTGPVAPASALQAQPEKPQHYTYLKEFRTEQCPLFVQHKCTQHRPYTCFHWHFVNQRRRRSIRRRDGTFNYSPDIYCTKYDETTGICPEGDECPFLHRTTGDTERRYHLRYYKTGICIHETDSKGNCTKNGLHCAFAHGPHDLRSPVYDIRELQAMEALQNGQTTSEGGIEGQSAVAASHAMIEKILSEEPRWQDTTYVLGNYKTEQCKKPPRLCRQGYACPYYHNSKDRRRSPRKHKYRSSPCPSVKHGDEWGDPSKCDNGDTCQYCHTRTEQQFHPEIYKSTKCNDMQQSGSCPRGPFCAFAHVEQPPLSEELQSTSAVSSPTQTGPVMYMPSAAGDSVPVSPSSPQAPDLSNVWNKPGTLPTSPTSTTILCRNSSLGSPSNICGSPPGAIGKPHSLESIGFPTDSVTAASSYKKAPGFEREDLVGAEYLKSFKCQQAKIKSHSMEHRSQEQPLLQPKQDILGILPVGSPLTSSISSSITSSLAATPPSPAGTSSVPGMNANALPFYPTSDTVESVIESALDDLDLNEFGVAALEKTFDSSSVPHTSGIMIGGSLLQSSAPVNIPGSLGSSASFHSASPSPPVSLSSHFLHQPQGPLSQSENTFLGTSASHGSLGLNGMNSSIWEHFASGSFSPSTSPAFLSGPGAAELARLRQELDEANSTIKQWEESWKQAKQACDAWKKEAEEASDRANTATMECELAREQREALELQVKKLQEEMERIHTGQDPQFLRALSDLETLSLSTLYTLQKQLRANLERVDKAVFQMQSVKCLKCQEENRVVLPCQHTVLCETCAEEGECPICHPNRPHALQS; via the exons GTACCTGAAGGAATTCCGCACAGAACAGTGCCCCCTTTTTGTGCAACACAAGTGTACTCAGCACAGGCCCTACACATGCTTCCACTGGCACTTTGTCAACCAGCGTCGCCGCCGGTCGATCCGCCGTCGGGATGGCACCTTTAACTACAGTCCTGACATTTACTGCACCAAATACGACGAGACCACTGGGATCTGTCCAGAAGGAGATGA gtGTCCATTCCTGCATAGAACTACTGGCGACACAGAGCGGAGATATCACCTGCGCTACTACAAAACTGGAATCTGCATTCACGAGACTGACTCAAAAGGAAACTGTACCAAGAATGGCCTCCACTGTGCTTTTGCTCACGGGCCCCACGACCTCCGCTCTCCAGTTTACGATATCAG GGAGCTTCAGGCCATGGAAGCTTTGCAGAATGGTCAGACCACATCGGAGGGTGGCATAGAGGGTCAGTCTGCAGTTGCCGCTAGCCATGCTATGATAGAGAAAATACTTAGTGAAGAGCCAAGATGGCAAG ACACGACATATGTTTTGGGAAACTACAAAACAGAACAGTGTAAAAAGCCCCCACGTCTCTGTCGTCAAGGTTACGCCTGCCCTTACTACCATAATAgcaaagatagaagaagaagccCTAGGAAACACAAATACAG gTCCTCTCCATGTCCTAGTGTAAAACATGGCGACGAGTGGGGAGACCCTAGTAAATGTGACAACGGAGATACGTGCCAGTACTGCCACACCCGCACAGAGCAGCAATTTCATCCAGAG aTCTACAAATCAACAAAATGCAATGACATGCAACAGTCCGGCAGCTGTCCCAGAGGCCCATTCTGTGCCTTTGCACATGTAGAAC AACCACCACTTAGTGAAGAGTTACAGTCAACTTCAGCTGTTTCCAGCCCAACGCAAACAGGCCCTGTAATGTACATGCCCTCGGCAGCGGGCGATTCTGTTCCGGTCAGCCCTTCCAGCCCACAAGCCCCGGACCTTAGCAAT GTATGGAATAAACCAGGAACTCTGCCAACTAGCCCCACGTCCACTACA ATCCTCTGTAGAAATAGCAGTCTTGGAAGCCCATCTAATATATGTGGGTCCCCTCCTGGTGCCATTGGAAAACCCCATAGCTTGGAAAGCATTGGCTTTCCCACAGATTCAGTAACTGCAGCCAGCAGCTACAAGAAAGCACCCGGGTTTGAACGGGAAGACCTGGTTGGAGCAGAATACCTAAAGAGTTTCAAATGCCAG CAGGCAAAAATAAAGTCCCATTCCATGGAGCACAGATCCCAAGAACAGCCTCTACTACAACCCAAACAA GATATATTGGGGATTCTTCCTGTTGGGAGCCCATTGACATCTAGCATCTCCTCTAGCATCACCTCTAGCTTGGCAGCAACACCCCCAAGTCCAGCTGGCACCAGCAGTGTCCCTGGCATGAATGCCAATGCCCTTCCATTCTACCCAACCAGTGACACAGTGGAGTCTGTGATAG AGTCTGCCTTGGATGACCTGGACCTGAACGAATTCGGAGTGGCTGCCCTGGAGAAGACATTTGACAGCAGCTCGGTGCCCCACACGAGTGGCATCATGATAG GTGGGAGTTTGCTGCAAAGTTCTGCTCCTGTAAATATCCCTGGGTCCCTTGGAAGTTCTGCCTCCTTTCACTCTGCCTCTCCTTCTCCACCGGTCAGCTTATCATCGCATTTCCTTCATCAGCCCCAGGGACCCTTAAGCCAATCAGAAAACACATTCCTGGGGACATCAGCTTCTCATGGATCATTAG GTTTAAACGGGATGAACAGCAGTATATGGGAGCACTTTGCTTCGGGAAGTTTTTCGCCTAGTACCTCGCCTGCGTTCCTGTCGGGTCCTGGTGCTGCTGAGTTGGCCAGACTGCGTCAGGAATTAGATGAAGCTAATAGTACAATAAAACAGTGGGAAGAATCTTGGAAACAGGCTAAACAG GCCTGTGATGCATGGAAGAAAGAAGCCGAGGAGGCCAGCGATCGCGCCAACACGGCAACCATGGAATGTGAACTAGCCCGAGAGCAGAGGGAGGCCTTGGAACTGCAAGTGAAAAAACTCCAGGAGGAAATGGAGAGAATCCACACTGGCCAGGACCCCCAGTTCCTGCGTGCCCTTTCTGACCTAGAGACCCTCTCCCTTTCCACACTCTATACCCTCCAAAAACAGCTGCGTGCCAACCTGGAAAGAGTCGATAAG GCCGTGTTTCAGATGCAGTCGGTGAAATGCCTCAAGTGCCAGGAAGAGAACCGGGTGGTGCTGCCGTGCCAACACACTGTGCTGTGTGAGACGTGTGCCGAGGAGGGCGAGTGCCCCATCTGCCATCCCAACAGGCCACACGCCCTGCAGTCGTGA